The Thermus islandicus DSM 21543 DNA segment AAACCGAGGTACCGCCTCATTCCTCCACCCCCTTCGCCCGCAGGCTCTGGTAGAAGAGGGCCGGCACCAGGAGAAGAAAGGCCAAGGCGTCCTTGTAGGCGCTGGCGTAGAAGCTGGTGAAACTCTCAAAAAAGGCCACGAGCAGCGCCCCCAAAAAGGCCACCGGGTAGCTCAAAAGCCCCCCCAGGATCGCCGCCACGAAGCCCTTCAGACCCAGCATGAACCCCATGAAGTAAGCGGCGTTGATGAGGGGCGCGAGGAGGAGCCCCGAGAGGGCCGCCATGAGGCTCGCGATGGCGAAGGCCACCATCCCCGCCTCCTCCGGACGGATCCCGCAAAGCCTGGCCCCAAGCCGGTTCTCCGCCGCCGCCAGAAGGGCCTTGCCGAAGAGGGCGCGGCGAAAGAAGAGGTAAAGGGCAAGCACCGAGGCCAGGGCAAAGGCGAGGACCAGGACCCCCTGCCAGCTGAGGCCCACGGTGGCCTCTCCCGGTAGGAGAGGCTCGGGGCGGAACTGCTCGGGGCCGAAGAAGACGAGCCCGAGCCCCTGGTAGGCCACGTGGAGCCCCACCGCCATGATGAGGAGGGCCAGGACCGTGGCCTCCCGCATGGGCTGGAAGAAGACCCGGTAGGTGGAAACCCCCAGGTAGACCACGAGGAGGAGGGCCGCCAGATAGGCCAGGGGCGCCACCCCCCGGGCGAGGAGGAAGAGGAGGAAAAGCCCCGCCCCCCCGAGGAGGGGAAGGGCCCGGCCCCGGCCCCGCTCCAGGAGCGCCCAAAGAACCCCCAGGACCAGGGCGAGCCCCAGCGTCCCGGGGAGTTTTCCCGACTGGAGCCAGACCAGGGAGAGGGGAGCAAACATCATGAGCTCCCCAATGGGGACCAGGATCACCCGGGTTACGGTGAAGACCAGGACCAGGGCCAGGGCCAAAAGGCCGTAGACCACCCCGTTCTGCAGGCCGTCCAGAAGGAGGAAACCGAGGATGGTGGCGTCCATGGCCTAACGGAAGGTGCGGATGAGCTTCCAGCGGCCCCCTTCCACCTGGACCATCACCGCCGCGTCCTCAAAGCGGAGGCCCAAGTGGTCCTCCTTGCTGAAGGTGAAGATCCCGTGGGTGGCCACCAGGCCCCTCGTGGCCTCAATCTCGTCCCGGAGGGCGGCACGGAAGGCGGCGAGGTCCTTTTCGGGGTCGGCCTTCCTGAGGGCGCGCTCCAGGGCCGGCCTCAGGATGAGCCAGGCGTCCCAGGCGTGGGCCCCAAAGGTGGAGTAGGAGCCGATGCCGTACTTGGCCTCGTAGCGCTGGATGTAGTCCAGGGCCACCCGCTTGGAGGGGAAGCTACCCGGGAGCTGCTCGGCCACCAGGATGGGCCCGGCGGGGAGGAGGGTGCCCTCCACGTCCTTGCCGCCCACCCGGAGGAAGTCGGGGTTGGCCACGCCATGGGTTTGGTAGATGAGGCCGGCGTAGCCCCGCTCCTTGAGGGTTCGCTGGGGCAGGACGGCAGGGGTGCCGCTTGCGCCGATGAGGACGGCCTCAGGCCTGCGGGCCAGGATCCTCAGCACCTGGCCGGTGACGCTGGTGTCCGTACGGTTGTAGCGCTCGCTGGCCACCACCTGGATCCCCTTGGCCTTCGCCTCGGCCTCAAAGAAGCGGGCCCAGCCCTCACCGTAGGCGTCGTTGAAGCCGATGTAGCCCACGGTCCTTACCCCACGGGCCGCCATATCGGCCACGATGGCCCGGGCCATGAGCTCCTCCGTCTGAGGGGTCTTGAAGACCCAGTAGCGCTGGGCGTCCACGGGGTAGATGATGTCCTTGCTGGCGGCCAGGGAGATCATGGGCACCTTGGCCTCAGCCACCACCGGGATCATTCCCAGGGAGGCCGGGGTGGTGGTGGTGCCGATGACGGCCACTACCCCTTCCTCCACCAGCTTCCTGGTGTTGCGCACCGCCTGGGTGGTATCGGAGGCATCGTCCAGAAGGACGAACTCCACCTTCCTCCCCCCCACACCCCCCTGGCGGCTGAGGAGCTCTTGCAAAAGGAGGAAGGTGTTCCGCTCCGGGATGCCCAAGGAGGCCGCCGGGCCGGTAGCCGAGACCACCACGCCCACCTTGAGGGGAGCCTGGGCCAAGGCGCCCAGGGCCAGAACCAGAACCGCTGCTAACCCACGCTTCATCCTTCACCTCCTCTGCCAGCCTTGCGGCTAGCTAACAAACGTTTGTACCTTCGCCCCTAGTCTAGGGAGGGACCTTTGTCCCGTCAAGGGGCGGGCCTCCGGGACCCGCCCTTGGGGCCTTAGATCACGTGCTGGGGAAGGCCCTCAAGCCTCGAGGCCCTCGTGGGCACGGGCCTGCCCTCGAGGTCCAGAAGGGGGCTTCCCTCCAGGAACCAGCTCTTGGGGGTGCGGTGCCCCCAGAGGGTCTGCCGCCTGGGGTCGTTCAGGCTCCAGCGCACCGGGGGCAGGTCGGGGTCCACGGTGAGGTAGTCGGAGGTGTAGAGCTCCATGCGGTGCCCGTCGGGGTCCTTAAGGTAGAGGAACATGGCGTTGGAGATCCCGTGCCGCCCGGGGCCCCGCTCAATCTGGTCGGTGCGCATGGCCCCGGCCAGGATGTCCGCTGCCCTTAGGACGGCAAGGGGATCGGGGAGCCAGTAGGCGAAGTGGTGGAGCCTGGGGCCTTCCCCGTTGGTGAAGGCCACATCGTGGACGTTCCCCTTGCGGTGAAGCCAGCTCGCCCAAAGCCTCCCCTCGTCATCCTCCGTGTACTCGGTGAGGCGGAAGCCGAGGGCTTCTTGGTAAAGCCGCGTGGCCTCCCCCACCTCGGGGGAGAAGAGGTTCAGGTGGTCAATGCGGAGGATGCCGGGGCCCCGGTGCTCGTGGTAGCGCTGCAGCACCCGGGGAAGCTTCTCCGCCTGGAAGTAGAAGGCCAAGGGATAGCCGAAGGGGTCCTGGACCCGGAGGACCCTAGGCCGGCCCCAGTCCCCCTCGAGGCGGTGGGGCAGGCCCTCCCTCCTGGCCCAGGCCTCCAGGGCCTCAAGCCCTTCCTCCGAGTCCACCTTAAAGCCCAGGCTCCGCACCGCCGCCAGGGGGGCCTGGGTGAGCTTGAGGCTCCACTCCAGCTCCTCATAGCCCCGGAGGTAGGCGCTTTTCCCCTCCCGGTGCTCCACCCTTAGGCCCAGAAGCCCGTGGTAAAAGTCCAGGCTCCTTTCCAAGTCCTGGACCCAAAGCTCAATAAAGCCCACCCTCACGATGGCCATACCAACCTCCTGTAGCCCCGCCGGAAGTAGACCAGAGGAGGGGCCTCCTCGCCAAGCTCCACCGCCTCCACCCGGCCCACCACGAGCCGGTGATCCCCCCCGGGATAGAGGGCTTCCAGGCGGCAACGGAGGACGGCCAAGGCCCCCGGGACCGCCCCCCCTACCAGACCGATCCCCTCCTTGGGCCTTCCGGCGAAGTGCTCGGAAACCGCCTCCTGCCCCTCCCGCAAGAAGCTCACGCTGAAGGCCCGGCTCGCCTCCACCACGGGAAGGAGCCTCGCCCCCTCGGCGATGCCCAAGGCGACCAAAGGGGGCTCGAGGCTCAGGGACATGAAGGCGGTAGCGGTCATGCCCCGCTCCTCCTCCCCATGCCGGGCGGAGACCACGGTAACCCCCGCGGCCAGGCGGGAAAGGGCCTCCTTAAAGGCCCCCTTCAGGGCCTCCTGGGTCACGCCCGCACCTCCTCAAAAACCTTTAGGCTTTCCTGCAGGAATTCCCGGATGCGGGCCTTGTAGGGCTCCTTGTCGTAGACGTTGAAGAGGGTCTGGTACATGCGCACAGGGTCGCCGAAGAAGAAGCGCTCGTAAAGCTCCTGCCTTGCCCCAAACCCCGAGAGGGTCATGTCCCAGGCCAGGCGGAAAAGGGCGACCCGCTCCCTGGCCTCGAGGGTAGCCCCCTGGAGGAACTTCTCCAGGAAAGGGGCCAAAGGACCCTTGAAGTCCCGCTCCGAGGGGAGGGTGATGAGGCCGCTGGCCCCGATCTGCTCCACGATCTCCCGGATCCTGGGATAAAGCCTGGGGTACAGGTTCCGAGCCCCGTCCAAAGCGGCGCGGTCGGGCACAAGGAGGCCGTAGGCGTTCTCCTTAGCCTCCTCCTCGGCCCGGGTCCAGAAGGCCCGCATGGCCTCCAGGTAGACGATGATCTCGGCGATCTTTTCCTGGACGTGGCCGTAGGCATCGGCCCCGATCCCCTCGGCCATCAAGGCGGCCACCCCGAGGAAGGCCTCCGTCTTGGCCGTTTTGAGGGCCACCACCTGGTGGGCCATGTGGTTCAGGGCCCCGGTGGCCGCATAGGCGTTGTTGCAAAGCTCCACACTCCCTAGGATGAAGACCCGCTCCCAGGGGACCAGCACATCGTCAAAGACCACCAGGCAGTCCATCTCCTCGAGGCGGCTGGAGAGGGGGTAGTCAAAGGGGCTTTCCCCGCCCACCAGGGCCTCGCGGCAGACGAAGTGGAGGCCCGGGGTAGAGGTGGGCAGGGCGAAGGCCACGGCGTAGCGCTGGCTCTCAGGCCCCTCCTTGAGAAGGGTGGAGGGGAAGATGAGGACCTCATCCGCCAAGGGGAAGGTGGCGGTCATCCTGGCCCCCCGAACCACGATGCCCTTCTCCGTCTGCCGCACCACCCCCACGGGGATGTAGGGGTCGGGCTGGCCCGCGGGGGGCCTGGCCCGGTTCACCTGGGGATTGGTGAGGGCGTGGGTGGTGGCCAGGTCCCGGTCCCGAAGGTAGCGGTAGTAGGCCCGCACATTCTCGGCAAACTCCCCGAAGAAGTCGGCGCTGGCCGCATAGGCCATGACCACGGCGTTGAGGTAATCGGGGCTTCGGCCCATCATCCCCAGGTTTTGGTCGGCCCAACGCTTGTAGGCCTGTCCCCGCCGCTTCAGGTCCTCCTTGGTCTTAGGGATGAGGAAGCTCATCCCGTGCCGCTTCCCCTCCTCCTCGTAGGTGAGGACCTCCCGGTGGCGGGGGTCGTGCTGCAGATCGTAAAGGGCCGCCATGGTGCGCACGATGCCCCGGAAGACCGGGTGGGTGGTGGGGTCCGCCACCTTCTCCCCCTTGTACCAAAGGTTAGGGGGGTTCTCCCGAAGGGCTTCCAGGTACTCCGCTCCTGTCCTTGCCATACGCTTCCCTCCTCAGCGCCCGAACTTGGGCACATGGGGCGGCCTCAGGGGTAGCCCCACGCTTTTGAGATCGGTATAGAACTCCAGGGCGTAAACGCCCCCTTCCCGGCGATCGCCGCTCTGCTTTACCCCGCCAAAAGGGGTGGGCAGGTGGCGCACATTGTGGCTGTTCAGGTAGACGAGCCCAGCCTCCAGCTCCAGGGCCAGGCGGTGGGCCCGCTCCAGGTCTCGGGTGAACACGTAGGCGGCGAGGCCATACTTGGTGTCGTTGGCCTTCCTCAGGGCGTCCTCCTCGTCCTTAAAGGGAATGGCCAGCAAGACCGGCCCAAAGATCTCCTCCTGGGCAATGCGCATGGAGTTCTCCCCCAGGAAGAGGGTGGGCTCCAGGTAGTTGCCCCGGGAAAGGTCCTCCCCCCGGAAGGAGGTCTCCGCCTTCCTTCCCCCCACCAGGAGCCTGGCCCCCTCCTCGAGGCCGATCCGGATATAGTTCAGGACGCGCTCCAGGTGCTCGGGATGGATGAGGGGGCCTACCTCGGTCTCAGGGTCTAGGGGATGCCCCACCCGGATCCGCCGGGCCCGCTCGGCCACCCGGCCCACGAACTCCTCAAAAATCGTCTCCTCCACCAGGAGCCGGGAGTTGGCTGTGCAGCGCTCCCCGTTGAAGGAGTAGATCTGGAAGACCACCGCGTCCAAGGCCCGCTCAAGGTCCGCATCGGCGAAGACCAAGGCCGGGCTCTTCCCCCCGAGCTCCAAGGAGAGCCGCTTCAAGTGGAGGGCGGCGTTGCGCATCACCACCTTTCCCGTTTCCGTTTCGCCGGTAAGGGTGATCAGGGGAACCAGGGGATGGGCCACCAAGGCGGCCCCGGCCTCCTCCCCGTAGCCCTGGACCAGGTTGAACACCCCAGGGGGCAGGTCAGCCTCCTGCAGGATCTCCGCCAAGAGGCTGGCGGTCAGGGGGCTCCACTCGGCGGGCTTCAAGACCACGGTGTTGCCGAAGGCCAAGGCCGGGGCGATGCGCCAGGTGGCGAGCATCAAAGGGGCGTTCCAAGGGGTGATGATGCCCACCGGACCCACCGGCACCCGCACGGCGTAGTAGAGCCAGTCGCGGTCCACAGGGTAGGTGCGGTCCTCCATGGCGTGCTCGGCGTACTCGGCGTAGAAGGCGAAGTTCTCCGCCGCACGGGCCACCTGGGCACGCACGATCCTAAGGACCTGGCCCGCATCCAGGCACTCCAAGACCGCGAGGTCATCGGCCCGCTTTTCCAGAAGCTCCGCGATGCGCAGGAGGTACCGCTTCCGCTCCCGGGCCGGCGTGCGGCTCCAGCGGGCGAAGGCCCGGTGGGCCGCCTGGGCTGCCCGGTCCACCTCGGCCGCCCCACCCCGGGCCGCGAAGCCCAGGACTTGGTTGTTGGAGGGGTCTAGGGTGGGAAAGGTGGCCCCGTCCTCAGAGGGAACAAAGGCCCCGTCAATAAAGTGCAGCGCCGGCCTCGAGGCCGCCTCCTTGCGGAGCGCCTCAATCCTTTCCCAAGGGATACCCGCCACCTGGTCTGCGTACCTCATGCCTCCTCCTCTATGGGGTTCTCCAAAGCCCCAAGCCCCTGGATCTCCAGCCGCATCACGTCCCCCGGCCGCACCCGGCTGATCCCCTTAGGGGTGCCGGTGAGGAGGACATCGTAGGGCTCCAGGGTCATGAACTCGGAGATGAACTCCAAGAGCTCCGCCACGCTGTAGAGCATCCTCGAGGTATGCCCCTCCTGGCGAAGCTCGCCGTTGACGTAGGCCCGCATCCAAAGGTCCTGGGGGTCTTGCACCTCCTCCACCACCAAAAAGGGCCCCAGGGGAAGGAAGGTGTCCCGGCCCTTGGCCCGGATGGGGGGGCGGAAGGTGTTCCGCACGTAGTCCCGGGCCACCAGGTCATTGGCAATGGTGTAGCCCAGGACGTAGTCCAGAGCGTCCTTAGCCCGGACCCGCTTCATGGGGCGGCCCACCACCACGGCCAGCTCCACCTCGTAGTGGACGAACTCCACCCCCTTGGGGTAAAGCACCACCCCCTTGTGGGGGAGGAGGCTGGTGTTGGGCTTCCAGAAAAGGGCGGGCTCCTCTGGCCGGGAAAGGCCGAGCTCTTCGGCGTGGTCGGGGTAGTTGAGGGCTACGCCCAAGACCTTCCCCGGCTCAAAGGGCAGAAGCCAGGTGACGGCCTCGGGGTCGTGGGCCTCCCCCGCCTCGTCCAGGAGGAGACCCTCCCGAAAGACCCCTCGGTGGAGGCGGCCGCGATGGAGGAAGCGGCAGAGCTTCACCCCTCACCTCCCAAAAGCCCGTAGCGGAGGGCCATGGCCCGGAGGCGCTCCTCCACCTCGGGGCGGGTGGGCCCAAGGGGAGGCCGCCACTCCTTCTCACAAAGCCCCATCCAGGAAAGGACGGTCTTCAGGGGGATGGGGTTCGTATCCCAGAAGATGGCCTCGTTGGCCTCCAAAAGGTGGAAGTGGAGCTCCCTTGCCCCCGGGAAATCCCCGTCCAAGGCCCTCTGGCAAAGCTCTGCTACCTCCTTGGGCAGCCAGTTGGCCGTGGCGGCGATGGTCCCCACCGCCCCCAGGCTCATCATGGGGAGGGTGAGGCTTTCCAGCCCGCAGAAGACAAGGAAGTCCCGCCCCGCCTCCTGTAAGAGGTGGGAAACGTACTCCAGGTCCTTGGAGGAGTGCTTGAGCCCGACGATATGGGGAAAGTCCCGCCGGAGGCGGGCCACGGTCTTGGGGGCGATCTCCACCCCGGAGCGGCCCGGGATGTTGTAGATGAGGAGGGGGAAGTCGGGGACCGCCCTGGCCACCTCGGCAAAGTAGTGGTAAAGCCCCTCCTGGTTGGGCTTCACGTAGTAGGGGACGATCACCATAGCCCCTTGGGCCCCGGCCTCCCTGGCGAAGCGCGTGAGCTCCAGGGTCTCCTCGAGGCGAAGCGCCCCCGTGCCCGGGATCACGGGCACCCTTCCCGCCACCTGGTCTAGGACCACCTCTATGGCGCGCTTTCTCTCCTCCAGGGTCTGGGTGCCGGGCTCGCCGGTGGTGCCCCCCACGCTTACGCCGTGGGAGCCCCCCTGCACGACCCGCTCCACAAGCCGCCTCAGGGCCGCCTCGTCCAGCCTGCCCTGGCGGAAGGGGGTGGGTAAAGGTGGTATGGACCCGCGGAACATGCTTCTCCTTTCCTCCCCCAGGATGGAGGGGGGTGCGGGGAGGGACAATTGGTGTCTAGTTGCAAATTTCTAGCTTCCATTATCTTTTTCTACAAGATTTTCCCCCCTTTCCTCGGCCACAGCGGCAGGGTATAGTGGAAATACCCTATGTGGTCCCATGAATTTGGGGAAAACACCATAGGCTTCT contains these protein-coding regions:
- a CDS encoding ABC transporter substrate-binding protein, with the translated sequence MKRGLAAVLVLALGALAQAPLKVGVVVSATGPAASLGIPERNTFLLLQELLSRQGGVGGRKVEFVLLDDASDTTQAVRNTRKLVEEGVVAVIGTTTTPASLGMIPVVAEAKVPMISLAASKDIIYPVDAQRYWVFKTPQTEELMARAIVADMAARGVRTVGYIGFNDAYGEGWARFFEAEAKAKGIQVVASERYNRTDTSVTGQVLRILARRPEAVLIGASGTPAVLPQRTLKERGYAGLIYQTHGVANPDFLRVGGKDVEGTLLPAGPILVAEQLPGSFPSKRVALDYIQRYEAKYGIGSYSTFGAHAWDAWLILRPALERALRKADPEKDLAAFRAALRDEIEATRGLVATHGIFTFSKEDHLGLRFEDAAVMVQVEGGRWKLIRTFR
- a CDS encoding fumarylacetoacetate hydrolase family protein, whose translation is MKLCRFLHRGRLHRGVFREGLLLDEAGEAHDPEAVTWLLPFEPGKVLGVALNYPDHAEELGLSRPEEPALFWKPNTSLLPHKGVVLYPKGVEFVHYEVELAVVVGRPMKRVRAKDALDYVLGYTIANDLVARDYVRNTFRPPIRAKGRDTFLPLGPFLVVEEVQDPQDLWMRAYVNGELRQEGHTSRMLYSVAELLEFISEFMTLEPYDVLLTGTPKGISRVRPGDVMRLEIQGLGALENPIEEEA
- the hpaI gene encoding 2,4-dihydroxyhept-2-ene-1,7-dioic acid aldolase, whose protein sequence is MFRGSIPPLPTPFRQGRLDEAALRRLVERVVQGGSHGVSVGGTTGEPGTQTLEERKRAIEVVLDQVAGRVPVIPGTGALRLEETLELTRFAREAGAQGAMVIVPYYVKPNQEGLYHYFAEVARAVPDFPLLIYNIPGRSGVEIAPKTVARLRRDFPHIVGLKHSSKDLEYVSHLLQEAGRDFLVFCGLESLTLPMMSLGAVGTIAATANWLPKEVAELCQRALDGDFPGARELHFHLLEANEAIFWDTNPIPLKTVLSWMGLCEKEWRPPLGPTRPEVEERLRAMALRYGLLGGEG
- the hpaC gene encoding 4-hydroxyphenylacetate 3-monooxygenase reductase subunit; amino-acid sequence: MKGAFKEALSRLAAGVTVVSARHGEEERGMTATAFMSLSLEPPLVALGIAEGARLLPVVEASRAFSVSFLREGQEAVSEHFAGRPKEGIGLVGGAVPGALAVLRCRLEALYPGGDHRLVVGRVEAVELGEEAPPLVYFRRGYRRLVWPS
- the hpaB gene encoding 4-hydroxyphenylacetate 3-monooxygenase, oxygenase component, with protein sequence MARTGAEYLEALRENPPNLWYKGEKVADPTTHPVFRGIVRTMAALYDLQHDPRHREVLTYEEEGKRHGMSFLIPKTKEDLKRRGQAYKRWADQNLGMMGRSPDYLNAVVMAYAASADFFGEFAENVRAYYRYLRDRDLATTHALTNPQVNRARPPAGQPDPYIPVGVVRQTEKGIVVRGARMTATFPLADEVLIFPSTLLKEGPESQRYAVAFALPTSTPGLHFVCREALVGGESPFDYPLSSRLEEMDCLVVFDDVLVPWERVFILGSVELCNNAYAATGALNHMAHQVVALKTAKTEAFLGVAALMAEGIGADAYGHVQEKIAEIIVYLEAMRAFWTRAEEEAKENAYGLLVPDRAALDGARNLYPRLYPRIREIVEQIGASGLITLPSERDFKGPLAPFLEKFLQGATLEARERVALFRLAWDMTLSGFGARQELYERFFFGDPVRMYQTLFNVYDKEPYKARIREFLQESLKVFEEVRA
- the hpaE gene encoding 5-carboxymethyl-2-hydroxymuconate semialdehyde dehydrogenase, which gives rise to MRYADQVAGIPWERIEALRKEAASRPALHFIDGAFVPSEDGATFPTLDPSNNQVLGFAARGGAAEVDRAAQAAHRAFARWSRTPARERKRYLLRIAELLEKRADDLAVLECLDAGQVLRIVRAQVARAAENFAFYAEYAEHAMEDRTYPVDRDWLYYAVRVPVGPVGIITPWNAPLMLATWRIAPALAFGNTVVLKPAEWSPLTASLLAEILQEADLPPGVFNLVQGYGEEAGAALVAHPLVPLITLTGETETGKVVMRNAALHLKRLSLELGGKSPALVFADADLERALDAVVFQIYSFNGERCTANSRLLVEETIFEEFVGRVAERARRIRVGHPLDPETEVGPLIHPEHLERVLNYIRIGLEEGARLLVGGRKAETSFRGEDLSRGNYLEPTLFLGENSMRIAQEEIFGPVLLAIPFKDEEDALRKANDTKYGLAAYVFTRDLERAHRLALELEAGLVYLNSHNVRHLPTPFGGVKQSGDRREGGVYALEFYTDLKSVGLPLRPPHVPKFGR
- a CDS encoding branched-chain amino acid ABC transporter permease, which encodes MDATILGFLLLDGLQNGVVYGLLALALVLVFTVTRVILVPIGELMMFAPLSLVWLQSGKLPGTLGLALVLGVLWALLERGRGRALPLLGGAGLFLLFLLARGVAPLAYLAALLLVVYLGVSTYRVFFQPMREATVLALLIMAVGLHVAYQGLGLVFFGPEQFRPEPLLPGEATVGLSWQGVLVLAFALASVLALYLFFRRALFGKALLAAAENRLGARLCGIRPEEAGMVAFAIASLMAALSGLLLAPLINAAYFMGFMLGLKGFVAAILGGLLSYPVAFLGALLVAFFESFTSFYASAYKDALAFLLLVPALFYQSLRAKGVEE
- the hpaD gene encoding 3,4-dihydroxyphenylacetate 2,3-dioxygenase, encoding MAIVRVGFIELWVQDLERSLDFYHGLLGLRVEHREGKSAYLRGYEELEWSLKLTQAPLAAVRSLGFKVDSEEGLEALEAWARREGLPHRLEGDWGRPRVLRVQDPFGYPLAFYFQAEKLPRVLQRYHEHRGPGILRIDHLNLFSPEVGEATRLYQEALGFRLTEYTEDDEGRLWASWLHRKGNVHDVAFTNGEGPRLHHFAYWLPDPLAVLRAADILAGAMRTDQIERGPGRHGISNAMFLYLKDPDGHRMELYTSDYLTVDPDLPPVRWSLNDPRRQTLWGHRTPKSWFLEGSPLLDLEGRPVPTRASRLEGLPQHVI